Sequence from the Desulfotignum phosphitoxidans DSM 13687 genome:
CGGTCCGGTCCTGACTCCGGAGTTTCTTGACATCACAGGGAGTTATGCCATATATACTTATGGATTTTATATAATGATATGCTCTGCCCAGAGGTGAAATGAGCCCCTTAAAAAAAATTGATACAACTGAGCTGCTGGACATGATCACCCAAGGGGTTGTCCTTGTGGAAGAAAATGGCCGGATTGCCTTTTCCAACGACGGCTTTGCCGAAATCAGCGATATGGATAAGGAAATTCTGACCGGTATGCGGTTTTCAGAATTTGTCGCCGATAAGGATACCCGGCGGATGGATGTTTTTTTTAAACAGCTGATTCAATCCGTTGAGGGCACCAAAGACAGCACGGAGTTTATTCTCAAGGACCGGTCCGGGACGGAACATCTGGTGGAAATAAACGCCAGAACCGTTGTTTATGAAAACAAAACCGATATTCTGGCATCTGTGGCCGATATCACTGAAACCAGAAAAACCACCAATGAGCTTAAAAAACTGCTGGACCTGATCCCTGAGGTGGTCCTGACCACGTCTCCCGAGGACAATACCCGGATCGTCAATATTTCCAATGCCACGGAAAAGCTGTGTGCCATTCCTTCCGAAGAATTTGCCTCAGGCACATTTCATATTTTCGACATTGTTCATCCGGACGATTGTGATCAGGTGATTCGTTTCTACCATGAGATCACGGGCAAGGAATTTGATGCCCTGGAATACCGGATTGTCTCGGCCGACGGCCAGACCAAATGGGTCAATGACGCTGCCGAAGTGGTTTACAAAATGGGCGGCCGGGGCAAAATTGAAAAAATTCTGCATGTCATAAGAGATGTCACGGAGCGAAAAATGCACATGCAGCGCCTGACATCCGCCCTGGAAAATCTGAGGATCAGCGAACAGCGGTATCGGAATATCATTGAAACCGCCACGGATGCTATTTTCATCGTGACCCCTGATGGCGCGTTTGAACAGATCAATCCGGCCGGAATCAAACTGTTCGGTTTCTCAGATATGGAACAGGCAATGGCCGGCAATATCAATGACCATTATCTGGATTTGACACAACGGGCCCATGTGATCCATAAAATCAAAACAGAGGGAGAAATCACGGATTACCCCATCAAAATAAAAACCTGCGGCAAAGAGATTCGAGAAGTGACCATGACCGCCGGTGCAAAAAAAAACCGGGATACCGGGGAACTGGAAAGCTATCAGGCCATTATCCACGACATCACGGTCACGCTGCATAAAAAGGAAATTCAAACCTATCGAAGAACCATGAAAGGACTGTCAGATTCCATCAATAATCTGGCCCAGACCTATTTCTCATATATCGGACTGATGAAAGAAAATCTGGATGATATAAAACAGCATCCGGAAAAGCGGGACACCGGCATGGAAGAACTAATGGCGGACATGCTCAGTTTCAGGCAGTCACTGGAAAGACTGGCCAGGCTGGGGAAAATTGCCAGAGACACCTATGCCAAACCGCCGGATATATCTCCAGACGGAACCAGCAGCGAAGGCATGTACTATTTTGAAACCAGTTGAATAAACATGTATAGTACATTCAAACACATTTAACCTGTAATTTTAAAAGGAGACACATCATGGGACTTAAAGAAGAACTGGAAGAAAAAGCCGAGGAGTGTGACGCGCCGGAAGAGTACATTGCCGTGGCCAAAGAGATTGTGGAGGGTTTAGATGACAAGGAATGGGCCGGTGAACTTCTGGAAGAAGGTGCGGAATGGGCTGAAACCTGGGAAGATGCCGTGACCTATGCCAAAGCCTGTCTGGATATCTTAGGAGATGAAGAAGCGGCCGCCACCCACCTGGATGCCGGGAAAAACCTGTGCACCACTGTTGAGGATTTTTTAGGCCTGGCTGCTGCTGCGCTGGAAATGGGCCAGAAAGAAGCCGCCACCGAGATCTACAATGCCGCCGGCACCAAATGTGTGAAAACGTCTGATTTTCTGGAACTGAGCAAAAGCATTTCAGATGTGCTCAATGACGCGGAACTGGCGGAAAAAACCGTTGAAAAAGCCTTTGCCAAATGCAGCAAGACCGAAGATTTTGTTGTGTTTGCCAAGTCCGTCCTGGACATGTTTGAAGACAAGGACCGGGCCAAATCAGTATATGCCAGCGCCATGGAAAAAGCATCCAAGGCTGAGGATTTCGATATCCTGGCCGCGGGCGCGGTCAAGGACTTGGGCGACAAAGCCTTAGCCCGGCAAATCTATGAAAAAGCCCTTTCCTCGCTGGAATCGGGCAATGAGCTGCTCAAGTTCGCCAGAACCGTGAACGAAAAACTGGATGATAAAGATTTTCTGGAATCCATTTACAAAAAAGCGGAATCGGTTTACACGGAATTTTCCGATTACCTGAAGCTGGGAAAAGAGGCGTTTGAAGTCACCGGGGATGCGCCGTTTGCTACCGGCATTTTCCAGACCGCCGCCGCCACCAATCCGGCATGCAGCCAGCTGGTAGATCTGGCCCTGGCCATGGACAAAGACCTCAATGACAAAGAAGCCGCGGTGCAGGTTCTCAAACAGGCCCAGGCCGCTGTGAAAAGCAATGCGGATTTCATCAAGACCGCCAAGGCCATTCAGGAAATCGTCACCGATGACAAAGAATGGACCGATGCCATCACATTTCAGCTGGAAAAGCGTGAAGAGTTCAAAGACCTGTATTCAGATTTCATCAACCGGGAGCAGGAAACCAAAACCTGTGCCACCAAACGGGCCCTGGCCCATGATATTGTGGAAAAAACCGGGGACAAATATTATGGCGCCAAAATATACCGCCAGGCCCAGGAACTCACCCGCAATTTCAATGATTTCATCAAACTGGGAGTGGGCATTCACCAGGATCTCGGGGACACCGACTGGGTCAAGGAAATCTTCACCGACCTGCTGGAAAAATGTACCACGTTCAGTTACTACAATGAACTGACCGATGCCATTGCCGCCACTCTCAAGGATGATGCCTGGATCAAAGACATTTACAAAAACATTGAAAAACAAAGTGACGGCAACAGTGATCTCGTGAAACTGGCAACCGTTGCCGCAACCCGGCTCAATGACAAAGACTGGGCCAAAAATCTGCTGGCATCGGCTGAAAAAAACTGCCATACGCCGTATGATTACACTTTTGTGGCCGGTGCCTATCTCAGGCTTTTAGACGATCAGGACAAAGCCATTGCCCTGTTTGAAGCCGCAGAAGCCCAATGCACGGATCAGCCATCCTATGACAGACTGTTCAACCTCATATCCGGCCAGACCTCAGACCCCTCCTATCTGACCCGGATTCTGTTGTCCGCCCGGAAAAAACTGACCGGGTTTGACGATCTGCTGTTTCTGGCAGAAACCGCGTGCATCCGGCTGGCAGATACCCGGCTGGCATCGGATATCTATCGTCAGGCAGAAGAAAAGGCGGGTGACAACCGCCAACTGTCCCGCCTGGCCACCAGCGTGGACCAGCAGCTCAAAGACAGTGCCCGGGCATCCGGCTTGCTGCGGAAAATTGCCTGATGCACATGTCACAGGGCCTTGGATAAAAGCATTTGGATGAATCCATGAAAATGCATCGCGTCAAATGGCTGGTCATCCCGGTGCTGATTCTGGGGATTTATTTTTTGTCGACCTTTTTGGGGTCCGAAAAAAAAGACAGCGGCCCATTGGGAAAAAAATCATGGGCCGCACCTGTGGAAACCGCTGCCATAGAGCGGGGTCCCATGGCACTGCGCCGTACCTTCAGCGGCACCCTGGAATCCAATGCCGAATTTCTGGTGGCTCCCAAGGTCAGCGGCCGGGTGGAACACCTGGCCGTGGACATGGGAGACCCGGTCTTTCGAAAACAAGAAGTGGCCCGGCTGGACAATGATGAATATGTCCAGGCCGTGGCCCAGGCCCAGGCGGATCTGGCTGTGGCTGAGGCGGATCTCACCGGGGCTGAAAACGCCCGGGAAATCGCTGAGCGGGAACTGAACCGCATGGAAACCCTTAAAAAACGAGGGGTTTCTTCCGCTTCCCAGGTGGACGCGGCCCGGGCTGAATGGCTGGCAGCCGGCTCCCGGGTGGACATGGCCCGGGCTGTCGTGTTGAAAGCCCGGGCCCAGCTGGAAACCGCCCGGATCCGGCTGGGATACACCACAGTATTTGCGGACTGGACCGGGGGCAGCGATACCCGGTTTATGGCGGAAAAATTCGTTACTGAAGGGGACACGGTTTCCGCCAACACTCCTTTGGTATCTATTGTGGAACTGGACCCGCTGCTGGCGGTACTGTTTGTCACGGAAAAAGATTACGGCCGGCTTGAAATCGGCCAGCCGGCCGCGCTTTCCACCGATGCCTTCCCGGACCGGTCCTTTCAGGGACAAATCGCCCGGATTTCTCCGGTATTCAAGACCCAGACCCGGCAGGCCCGGGTGGAAGTCCGGGTAGCCAATTCCGGCCTTGAACTTAAACCGGGAATGTTTGTTCGGGTTTCCGTGGTGCTGGAACAGGTGGCCGACACCCTGATGGTGCCGGAGATCGCTCTGGTAACCCGGAATCAGGAAACCGGTATTTTTGTGGTGTCCCCGGATGAAACCACCGTGGCCTGGCACCCGGTGGTCACCGGGATCCGCCAGAACGGCAAAGTCCAGGTCCGGGGCCATAACCTGAGCGGCCAGGTGGTGACCCTGGGTCACCAGTTGCTGGACCACGGATCATTGATCCGGATACCGGATCCGGCTGTCCCAAAATCCGGTATCGATCCAAAAGGGTCGCATGAACCTGCCTGAATTCAGTGTTCACCGTCCGGTATTCATCACCATGGTCTTTCTCATGGTCCTGGTTATTGGTTCGATTTCCTTAAGCCGGCTTCAAATCGACATGCTGCCGGAAATTGAAATGCCCACCCTGAGCATCCGGACCGAATTTGAAGGGGCCAGCCCGGAAATCATGGAACGTCAGGTGACTCAGATCATTGAAGAGATCGCTGCCACGGTACCCGGTGTGGAAGAGATCGCTTCAGATTCATCCGAAGGACGCAGCAATGTCCGGATCCGTTTTGCCTGGGGAACCGATATTGACATTGCCGCATTAGATGTCCGCTCCGTTGTGGAGGATGAAATCAATGAGCTGCCTGAAGAGGTGGATCGACCCAGTATCCGCAAGTTTGATATCGGCAGTTTTCCAGTGGTGCTGCTGGGGATTTCCAGCCGGCTGGATCCGGTGGATTTGACCCAGCTCATTGAAGACGAGATCCGGTACCGGTTTTCCAGAATACCGGGAGTGGCCCAGGTGGACATCTGGGGAGGATATGACAGAGAAATCCGCATCGAACTGGATCCGGACCGGATCATGGCCTTAGGCCTGCCCCTGGACCAGATTATTCAGGCCGTCACACAGGCCAATCAGGACCAGCCCACAGGGAAACTGGAACAGGGCCGGTATGAAATCCAGCTCCGGGCCCCGGCCCAGTTCACCCACCTGGACCAGATCCGCAATACCGTGGTGGCGCATCAGGACGGGGCTGCCGTCACCCTGGGTCAGATCGCCCAGGTGAAAGACACCTATGAAAAGCTGACCCGGATCATCCGGGTCAACGGGGAACCCGGTATTCGGGTGGCCATCCGGAAACAGTCCCAGGCCAATACCGTTGACGTGGCCAGAGGGGTTCTGAAAGAAATCGATGTGATCAACGCGGCCATGCCCCAGGTAAACATCATTCCGGTCATCAACCAGGGAAATTTCATCCAGCGGTCCATCGCCAATGTGGCAAGGTCTGTTTTATACGGCGGGGGCCTGGCCGTGCTGATCCTGCTGTTTTTTTTAAGAACCGTCCGCAGCACCGTGGTCATCTCCCTGGCCATTCCCATCTCCATGCTGGCCACATTTGCGTTGATGTTTTTCTTTAATTTCACCCTCAATTTGATGACGCTGGGCGGCCTGGCATTAGGCGTCGGCATGATGGTGGACAACTCCATTGTGGTTCTGGAAAATATTTTCCGGCACCGGGATGAACATAACAAACCCCCGGATATCGCCTCAAAACAGGGGGCCATGGAAGTGGCCCCAGCCATCCTGGCCAGCACCATCACCACGCTGGTAATTTTTCTGCCCCTGATTTTTGTCAGAGGCGTATCCGGCATTCTGTTCACGGAAATGGCGTATGTGATCATTTTTTCTTTGACCTGCTCTTTGCTGGTGGCGCTGTCTTTGGTCCCCATGCTCACCTCCAGACTGCTGGGCATCAAAAAAAGAAAAAACACCGGGTCTGTGATCTCATTTTTCTTTTCTTTGTCAGAATCTTTTTTTGTTCAACTGACGCACCGCTATTCTTATGTGCTGTCCAAAGCATTGGATCACCGCGGGGTGACCCTGTTAATTGCCGCTGCCGCCCTGGGAGGGGCCCTGATGCTGGTTCCAAAAATCGGAACGGAATTTCTGCCGCCCAGTGATGAAGGAGAGGTGCGGATCTCCGGCGAAATGGAGGTGGGCACCCGGCTCGACCTGGTGGACCGCCAGAGCCGGCAGGTGGAAGCCATTGCATTTCCGGCTGTACCTGAGATGATCTCTTCTGTGGTCAGCGTCGGGGCATCCGGATACCGGCCCGGCAGTTCCGCCAAAACCGAAATCCGCATGGCCCTGACTCCGGCAGCCCAGCGAACCCGTTCCAATGTGGCCATTGCCCATGATCTTCGCCAGCGCCTGTCAGGCCAGATTCCGGGCATAGAAATCCGGACCCGGGCCCCCCAGGGCCAATTTATCATGGAACGGATCCTGGGGGGGGATGACGGGCTGAATGTGGAAGTCCGGGGATTTGATCTGGATATTCTGGAAACACTGGCTGCCAGGGCTGCCGAACAGGTTGTACAGGTTCCGGGCATTACAGATGTGCTGCTCAGCCGGGAGGCCGGCATCCCCCAACGAGAAATTGAGGTCGACCGGGATAAGGCAGCGGATCTGGGCTTGAGCGTCAAGGACATCACCGACATCATCTCCACGGCCGTGGCCGGATCCAGAGCCGGGGAATTCCAGACCCAGGGGGATTCCTACCGGATTTTCGTCCAGCTCAGGGATGTGGAAAACCGCACCCTGGACGAAATTCTGGATCTGACCCTGACCACGGCATCCGGCCGGCAGGTGGCGATCCGGAACCTGGTTTCCGTGCATTCCGGACGGGGACCGCTTCTCATCGACCGCAAGGATCAGCAGCGTATCATCACGGTTTCCGCCAATGTTTCCGGACGGGATCTGGGATCTGTGGCAGCGGATGTGGCTGACCGTTTAAGCGAAATCCCACGGCCTGCAGGATATGATCTGATAGTGGCCGGAGATTTTGAAGAACAGCAAAAAGCGTTCAGGGAGCTGATCATCTCTTTGATCCTGGCCCTGGTTCTGGTGTACATGGTCCTGGCCTGCCAGTATGAATCTTTGATCAATCCGCTGGTGGTGATGTTTTCGGTTCCCATGGCCGCCGTCGGGGTTCTGGTCACCCTGTATCTGACCCATACCACCCTGAATGTCCAGTCCTATATCGGCTGCATCATGCTGGGGGGAATCGTGGTGAACAACGCCATTTTGCTGGTGGATCAGTCCAGCCGCCTGACATCTGAGGGCACGACGGTCAAAGCAGCGGTCATGGAAGCCGGCCGCCGCCGGCTGAGGCCCATTCTTATGACCAGCCTGACCACCATTTTAGGGCTGATCCCTCTGGCGTTGGGCATCGGGGAAGGTGCGGATGCCCAGGCACCCCTGGCCCGGTCCGTGGTGGGCGGACTCACCGGTGCCACCGTGATCACCCTGGTGCTCATCCCGGTCATCTATTCTTTGTTTCACCCGGATTCAAAAAAGGCGGGTTCATGAAAACAAGATTTGTCTTTTTCCCAGGCCCGGTACTAGTGTGCCTGATTTTTTCTCTGCTGATTTCCGGCTGCATGCTGTCTGAATCTCAAAAAGTGGATCTGGCGGATCTGGTACCAATGGGTCCGGCAGATATCCAGACATTTGACTTCACACTGGAAAACAAGCCTGACCCGCACCCCATGCCAGCCGGTCAAACACCGGATCCGGCCCTGTCTGTGGAACAGGCGGTGATGCTGACCCTGGAGCACAACCCGGACTTAAAAACCCGGCAGCTGGGTCCTGTCATCGCCGGGGCGTTCGAACAGATGGAAAAAGGACAATATGATCCCGAGGTGTTCGCAACCATGGGGATGACCCGGGAAACACTCCCTGGTCCGGAATCATCAGATACGGCTGTCTCAGCTGCGGCAGGTATCCGTCAGCAGCTGCCCTTTGGGACCACCCTGGCGGCGGAAGCGGCCCATGAAACGGACCGGGCCTTTCGCACGGGGGCTCCCGACAAAACCCGGGTAACCCTGTCCGTGACCCAGGCACTGCTCCAGGGGGCCGGTCCGGCCGGCGGCCTGGTGGCCATCCGGCAAAGTGAACTGGAAACCCGGGCCAGTATTCACGAGCTGACCGCCTATGCCCAGGCCCTGGTAGCGGAAACGGAAATCGCGTACTGGCAATATGTGCTGGCCCGGCAGGAGCACGCCATTGTGGAACGGTCTCTGGCTGTATCCAAAAAACAGCGGACCGATGTCCAACACCAGATTGAGGTGGGGGTTTTGCCCCGTAATGAACAGGCGGCCGTACAGTCGGAAGTGGCCCGGCGGGAACAGGCCCTGATCGATTCCGCCAACCAGGTGGAAGCGTTCCGCCTGACCCTGCTGCATCTGATAAATCCCGGCGGACCCGGTTATCTGGATCGTCTGGTTCTGCCTGCCAGTGATCCGGCCATTGATCCGGACCCTGTCGCCGATATCCGGGACCGTACCAGCCTGGCCATGACACTGCGGCCGGATCTGGCCGAAGCCCGGTTGCGCATGCACCAGAACCAGCTGGAAACCATTGCCACGAAAAACGGCCTGCTGCCCCGGCTGGATTTTTTCATGGATCTGGGAGTTGCCGCATATGGGGATGGATTTTCAGATGCGGCCCAATCACTGGACAACGGGGACTATGAGGTATCTGCCGGTCTGTCTTTAAGCCGGTTTGTCAAAAACCGGACTGCCAGAGCCCGGCATCAGGCTGCGGTGGCCACCCGCCAACAGGCAACCGAAGCACTTGAAAACCTTCGCCGGACCATTCATCTGGATGTCCGCCTGGCTGTCAATGAAATCGAGCGGGCAAGACAGCAGATCCATGCCTCAAAGGTCACCCGCCGATCTGAAGAACAGACCGTGCAGGCGGAAATCGAACGATTCAACGTAGGCGCCGGCACAGCACTGCTGGTGGCCCAGGCCCAGCGGGATCTGCTGATCAGCCAGATTGCCGAGGTCCGGGCCGTGATCCATTACCGCATCGCTTTGATCCGGCTGTTTCTGGCCGAAGGCAGTCTGCTGCACCGCAGAGGCGTTGTTTTAAGGCATCAAGGCCAGGTCATGAATAAATAAGTGACAACGCCTGCGATTGCCAGCCAGATATTGGTGATATTGCTCACCGTGATATTGAGGATGGCGGCCAGATATTTTCCCCGGCTTAAAAGGGCCAGACAGCTTTTAAACTCCGGCCAGCTTGACAGGGTGGCCAGTACAAAAAAACCGATCACCCCTTTGGGGGCCTGGCTTTGTTCCGAGGCAAAACTGACCACCGGATCAAGAAAATACCCGGCGGCAATCAGCACGACAATTGCCGGAATGACCGACCAGCCGGCAATTTCAGCATCTTCCATGGATTGTTCGTCCGGCTCGAATGGTCGTCTGTAAAACAATATTCCGGTGATGACAATCCCTGCCGCCACCCAGAGAATGTGGTGGGCCATGGAAATAGTATAAAAAGAGACAGCAAGTCCTGCAGTCAGAACGATACATGTCAGGGTATACTGCCAGCAGGTCTGCATGGTTTTTAAAAATACCCGGCACACCAGTGCGGCTGAAATCAACAGAACCGGGTTCATCAGATTTGAACCCAGCGGCGTGCTTGCCGCAAACAACACATCCCCGGTCACCAGGCCGACAATGAGACAGACCAGTTCGGGTCCGTTGGTGATGAACCCGGTTATCGTGCCCAGGCCTCTGACTTTCTTGAGCGTTTCGATGATGACCTCGATGGAAAACCCGATCAGAATCATCACCAGCACCACCCCGCCGGCGGCAATGAAAGACAGGTTGAAATCACCGCCACACACCAGAGAACAGGTGCAGAAAAACACAACGACCAGCACCCAGCAGGCCATGTCTATCCAGCCGATGGAATTGACCAGAAATTGTTTCACCGCTTTTGTTCCATAAACATATCAGATCAATCCAGCAAAGCGGTCCGGGTTTGGAGCCATGCAGCGATCCGGGATGGCAGATAAGGTGAAATCCGGTCATACACCTGCCGGTGATACTGATTGATCCACGCGATCTCCGCTTCAGTGAGCAGGGAGGTATCGATCAGATCCCGTTCAAAATGGCACCAGGTCATGTTTTCAAATTCCAGAAACCGGCCGAATTCTGTTTGACGGGAATCGGTCACCAGCACCATGTTCTCCAGGCGGATACCATATTCTCCCTCCCTGTAAACCCCGGGCTCATCGGTCATCAGCATGCCTTTTTCCAGGGCCGCATCCACCGGATGCGGGCTGATCCGGGCCGGGCCTTCATGAACACACAAAAAGAACCCCACGCCGTGTCCCGTGCCATGCCCGAAATTCATGCCCTGGGCCCACAGAAACTGCCGGGCCAGGGTATCGATCTGAAACCCCCGGGTGCCTTCGGGAAAACACGCGCCGGCCACAGCGATATGGCCTTTAAGCACCAGGGTGTAGTCCTTGATCTGCTGCAAGGAAGGGGTTCCCAGACACACCGTGCGGGTGATGTCCGTGGTGCCGGTCAGGTAATTACCGCCGGAATCGGTCAGAAACAGTCCGGTATTATCCAGCCGGACATCGGTCTGAGGGGTGGCGGAATAATGGCACAATGCGGAATGCGCACCAAACGCCATAATGGGATCAAAACTGTTTTCCACAAACCCGGGCTGGGCGTTGCGAAGTTCAAACAATTTTTCTGCCGCACTGATTTCCGTCAGCGAATCGTCAGGTTCCTGTTCCGACAGCCAGTGAAGGAAACAGATAACGGCAATCCCGTCCTTGACCGCCGTATCCCGCAAATGCCGGATCTGAATGTCGTTTTTAACCGCTTTGAGCCGGGCGGCCGGGCTTGGTTTTTCAACCACGCGGCAAGCCGGATTGATGGCGGATGCCAGGCATGCGGATGTCATATCCGGATCCAGCAGCATACAGGCAGAATCCGGCATCTGTCCCAGGGCCGTGTCAATATCAGTATAACCGGCCAGGGTTACACCGTCGTTTGCCAGGCCTGAAGCCAGATCTTTGGTCACCTTGTCCGGGTGGATGAATAACCGGACAGACGATTGAGTGAAAAGAGCAAACGCGATGTTCACCGGATTGTTGGGGGCATCGGATCCCCTCAGGTTGAATGTCCAGGCAATGTCCTCCAGAGCGGTCATCACATGGCAGTCCGCCCCGGCCTGTGCCATGGCTTTCCGGATATTTTCGATTTTTTCGACCCGGGACTGGCCGGCATACTGCACATCAAACTCCCAGGCGGTTGACATCGGCATGGGGGGCCGATCCTGCCATAGATCTTTTACCAGGTCCAGATCGGTACGCAATCGGATCTGCCGGATATCCCACAATTGCCGGTATGTTTTTTCCTGGGTTCGTGAGAGGATCCGGCCGTCAATGGCCACTGTGTTTTTGGGACCCAGATGATCAAAAATCCAGCGATGGAAGTCGGGCACATCTTTTTCCCCGGATTTAAACAATTCGAATTCCGATCCCTGTATCTGAATACCGGCCTGGAGCCAGTATCTGAAATCGGTCCATAAAACGGCCCGGGTGCGGGTGACCACGGCCACGCCGGCTGATCCGGTGAATCCGGTGAGCCAGGCCCGGGCCTGCCAGTGTCCGGTGACATATTCG
This genomic interval carries:
- a CDS encoding aminopeptidase P family protein, with the translated sequence MKTDEKLAALRRMMAAHQIAAIVVPSADPHQSEYVTGHWQARAWLTGFTGSAGVAVVTRTRAVLWTDFRYWLQAGIQIQGSEFELFKSGEKDVPDFHRWIFDHLGPKNTVAIDGRILSRTQEKTYRQLWDIRQIRLRTDLDLVKDLWQDRPPMPMSTAWEFDVQYAGQSRVEKIENIRKAMAQAGADCHVMTALEDIAWTFNLRGSDAPNNPVNIAFALFTQSSVRLFIHPDKVTKDLASGLANDGVTLAGYTDIDTALGQMPDSACMLLDPDMTSACLASAINPACRVVEKPSPAARLKAVKNDIQIRHLRDTAVKDGIAVICFLHWLSEQEPDDSLTEISAAEKLFELRNAQPGFVENSFDPIMAFGAHSALCHYSATPQTDVRLDNTGLFLTDSGGNYLTGTTDITRTVCLGTPSLQQIKDYTLVLKGHIAVAGACFPEGTRGFQIDTLARQFLWAQGMNFGHGTGHGVGFFLCVHEGPARISPHPVDAALEKGMLMTDEPGVYREGEYGIRLENMVLVTDSRQTEFGRFLEFENMTWCHFERDLIDTSLLTEAEIAWINQYHRQVYDRISPYLPSRIAAWLQTRTALLD